The Pocillopora verrucosa isolate sample1 chromosome 14, ASM3666991v2, whole genome shotgun sequence genome has a segment encoding these proteins:
- the LOC131776454 gene encoding sequestosome-1-like encodes MALSVKAYLNPETNQQEIRRFAIDEGASANFAYLRQKIEQVFPSVRGKVFKLFWKDADNEMITFSSDEELVEALGSISGDVFRVFVKGGEPDASNVEDSAEQQDSDTAHPGVVCDGCEKHIFGIRFKCVVCPDFDLCMTCETKGMHKEHEMLRIATPRTPGDNWFPGFNPFGFGHPPRHPPHGHPPHHPPHGHPPHHPPHGPPPPHGIPPYQFDFGRGFGPWGRGFGRRGGRGRCGKARGRCNSGGKKCDRHTEANTGEVPVGPPFLHAVGETIASFLGPLGVEVHTYASTEEDCCQGRCQESDQQPTADTGPAEEFTERTVNDGMNESAPGNVTQTNEKETSAMDVQPPEEFVLVDENAETQEGASGTVDEEVPSDPLEVAIAKMRAMGFEDDSGWLRQLITTKGYDLNKVLDAMQFEGKN; translated from the exons ATGGCTCTCTCGGTGAAGGCGTATTTGAACCCAGAAACCAATCAGCAAGAAATTCGTCGTTTTGCTATCGACGAAGGTGCCTCAGCCAATTTTGCCTATTTGAGGCAGAAGATCGAGCAGGTCTTTCCATCCGTCAGGGGCAAGGTGttcaaattgttttggaaaG ATGCCGACAACGAGATGATAACATTTTCGAGCGATGAAGAGTTGGTGGAAGCATTAGGAAGTATCAGTGGCGATGTGTTTCGTGTATTTGTGAAAGGTGGTGAACCGGACGCCAGTAATGTTG AGGACTCAGCTGAACAACAGGACTCTGACACAGCCCACCCTGGTGTGGTGTGCGATGGTTGTGAGAAGCACATCTTTGGGATCCGGTTCAAGTGTGTGGTTTGCCCAGACTTTGACCTTTGCATGACCTGCGAGACTAAAGGAATGCATAAGGAACATGAGATGCTACGTATTGCAACACCAAGAACTCCTGGAGACAACTGGTTCCCTGGCTTCAACCCATTTGGATTTGGTCATCCACCTCGCCACCCCCCACATGGTCACCCACCTCACCACCCCCCTCATGGTCATCCACCACACCACCCCCCTCATGGTCCTCCTCCTCCTCATGGAATTCCTCCCTATCAATTTGACTTTGGACGTGGATTTGGCCCATGGGGACGTGGATTTGGCCGTAGAGGGGGCCGTGGTCGTTGTGGCAAAGCCAGAGGCCGTTGCAACAGCGGAGGAAAGAAATGTGATCGCCATACAGAGGCCAACACTGGAGAGGTTCCTGTTGGACCGCCCTTTCTTCATGCCGTTGGAGAGACGATTGCGTCATTTCTTGGGCCTCTGGGTGTAGAGGTGCACACATATGCAAGTACTGAGGAAG ATTGTTGTCAAGGCAGATGTCAGGAAAGTGACCAACAACCTACTGCAGATACTGGTCCTGCTGAAGAATTCACAGAACGAACAGTTAATGATGGCATGAATGAAAGTGCTCCAGGAAATGTCacacaaacaaatgaaaaagaaacttctGCAATG GATGTCCAGCCTCCAGAGGAGTTTGTTTTGGTTGATGAGAATGCTGAGACACAAGAAGGAGCCTCTGGAACAGTTGATGAAGAAGTCCCATCTGACCCTCTGGAGGTAGCCATAGCAAAGATGCGTGCAATGGGATTTGAAGATGACAGTGGCTGGCTGCGGCAATTGATAACTACCAAGGGTTATGATCTCAACAAAGTCCTTGATGCCATGCAGTTTGAGGGGAAGAATTGA